From one Maniola jurtina chromosome 5, ilManJurt1.1, whole genome shotgun sequence genomic stretch:
- the LOC123865456 gene encoding DNA polymerase epsilon subunit 2: MAALQQTRSEVNNAFKLSGFTIRREASTFVAEQLVGLSYQERKKMIDKLIAHLLHQCLSQPVLEKQHVEVAYRECSSSGLEETETVLNVIDAFSIPKLLYDNERKRFSKDTNAVNHLYPEPKWKAQFLIDRYTIIWQRTIRIKLFAKEALSSMESENEFQLRKIEVLLSSSSRVNDVIVLGLLTQLTEGKFYLEDPTGSVLLDMTQTSYHSGLFTESCFVLAEGYYDDKVFHVMGLFLPPAESRATSQPFFGNLNTFGGKSKSLLKNSQNLLKIEQENEDGMIVFLSDVWFDNLKVISKLKTLFSGFNDCPPIAIVFLGEFLSCPYGYEHSTQLKAALSNLSDILYPYTKLRQECKFIFVPGRGDPVAPNILPRPAIPNSITKDIRDKLGDSVIFTSNPCRIQYCTQEIVVIRQDLVTKMCRNSIHFPETGDIPDHLTKTLLSQCTLSPLSLGVQPVYWKNADALSLYPIPDLVVVADHFQPYTRMCEKCQVMNPGSFPRTEYSFKAYVPSSRTIEDSQIPNDDT, encoded by the exons ATGGCAGCACTTCAACAGACGCGCAGTGAAGTGAACAATGCGTTTAAACTCAGTGGTTTTACGATCAGACGGGAAGCAAGTACATTTGTAGCTGAGCAGTTGGTTGGATTATCTTATCAAGAGCGAAAGAAAATGATCGATAAATTAATAGCACACCTTTTACACCAGTGCCTTTCGCAGCCCGTGCTTGAAAAACAACACGTAGAAGTTGCCTACAG AGAGTGTTCATCTTCCGGCCTGGAGGAGACGGAAACAGTGCTCAATGTTATAGACGCATTCAGCATTCCTAAGCTCCTGTACGACAATGAGAGGAAGCGGTTCTCCAAGGACACTAATGCTGTTAACCACTTATATCCTGAACCAAAGTGGAAGGCACAGTTTTTAATCGACAG gtATACAATAATATGGCAGAGAACAATAAGGATCAAATTATTTGCGAAAGAAGCATTATCATCTATGGAAAGCGAAAACGAATTTCAGTTGCGCAAGATTGAGGTTTTACTAAGTTCTTCGAGTAGAGTCAATGACGTCATAGTCCTGGGGTTATTGACCCAATTGACTGAAGGAAAGTTTTATTTAGAAGACCCTACGGGCAGTGTTCTTCTAGATATGACCCAGACAAGTTATCATTCTGGACTTTTTACTGAAAGCTGTTTCGTTCTCGCTGAAGGATATTATGACGACAAAGTCTTTCATGTAATGGGCTTATTTTTACCACCGGCTGAAAGTCGAGCCACGTCTCAACCATTTTTCGGAAACCTAAACACTTTTggaggaaaatcaaaaagtttattGAAAAATTCGCAGAATTTACTAAAAATTGAGCAAGAAAATGAAGATGGGATGATCGTTTTTCTTTCCGACGTCTGGTTTGATAATCTCAAAGTCATATCTAAGTTGAAAACTTTATTCTCCGGTTTTAATGATTGTCCACCCATAGCCATCGTATTTTTAGGCGAATTTTTATCATGTCCATATGGATATGAGCATAGCACTCAATTGAAAGCAGCGTTAAGTAACTTGAGTGATATTTTATACCCATATACAAAGCTAAGACAAGAgtgtaagtttatttttgtaCCTGGCCGAGGTGATCCGGTCGCTCCAAATATATTACCAAGACCGGCAATTCCGAACTCCATCACAAAAGATATAAGAGATAAACTGGGTGATTCTGTCATTTTTACCTCGAATCCGTGTAGAATACAGTATTGCACACAAGAGATAGTTGTTATAAGACAGGATTTGGTCACTAAAATGTGTAGAAACTCAATACATTTTCCTGAAACTGGTGATATACCAGATCATTTGACGAAGACTTTGTTAAGTCAGTGTACATTGTCGCCTTTATCTCTAGGGGTCCAACCAGTTTATTGGAAGAATGCAGATGCATTATCGCTGTATCCAATACCAGATTTGGTAGTAGTGGCCGATCACTTTCAGCCGTATACCAGAATGTGTGAAAAGTGCCAAGTCATGAATCCAGGGTCGTTCCCTCGTACTGAGTATTCGTTTAAAGCGTATGTACCTTCTTCAAGAACGATTGAGGACTCGCAAATTCCTAATGATGATACTTGA
- the LOC123865448 gene encoding putative ferric-chelate reductase 1 homolog isoform X2, with product MLPRKRSVKLMLITVLSLVKYSQQYGSGAPPLACQDQLPRHGGIQGQTSVPPYAIFTSTAQVRQGDTLNVTIGSPFGAPTPIGGFLLQARAIQETDKIVGMFTKVPSPAMAKITSCQGPNNTVTHTSPEEKPPLTFVWQAPKDFLGGIEFRATVAQGYATFWRNVESPLVEVVTPDTEIVTTEPSFTTRRPAHLPPVMIENKPTTTPAPFDLIYQGCTDTKLCFGVPQNCIQSGNCKAIVAVFVAGDSYTFEIQGTDNPKYIAAALSMDSKMGDDSAMECVRNDNGRVNLFTSWTYPKVEPYVKRSDSPQNIVQLLESSTIDGKLYCKFKRDTVSTVMGQTFDLANNRYNLMVVSGDSMKEADRVGFHSLAYEATGTPLSLATVGAAAGGSKLLLKLHGSFMITAWLGAASLGIVLARYFKKTWEGKTLGGVDIWFAYHRILMVLTWVLTVAGFILILVEVGGWQTTGDNPHAITGIVTVLLCFIQPIGAFFRPHPGTKNRPIFNWLHWLVGNSAHILGIATIFLAVYLQKAELPPWTVFVLTAYVIFHVLTHVVLSFAGFRKHLLGVYAPIILLFVIAMICLVALAPIGSTYNNLMGS from the exons ATGTTGCCTCGAAAACGAAGCGTGAAGCTGATGCTGATAACAGTACTATCACTTGTCAAATATTCACAACAGTATGGATCTGGAGCACCGCCTTTG GCCTGCCAAGACCAGCTACCCAGACATGGCGGCATCCAAGGCCAGACCTCAGTACCACCATACGCGATCTTCACATCCACTGCACAAGTCAGACAGGGTGACACCCTCAACGTCACCATTGGTAGTCCCTTCGGCGCACCCACGCCTATTGGAGGCTTCCTCTTGCAGGCCCGAGCGATACAG GAGACTGACAAAATAGTGGGCATGTTCACCAAAGTCCCTAGCCCCGCGATGGCAAAGATCACCAGCTGTCAGGGGCCCAACAACACCGTTACTCACACATCACCAGAGGAGAAGCCGCCCCTGACCTTCGTGTGGCAAGCGCCCAAAGACTTCCTAGGCGGGATCGAGTTTAG AGCCACAGTAGCTCAAGGCTACGCGACGTTCTGGCGGAATGTGGAGTCGCCGCTGGTGGAGGTGGTGACGCCCGACACCGAGATCGTCACCACCGAGCCTTCCTTCACCACGAGGAGGCCTGCGCATCTTCCGCCGGTCATGATAGAGAACAAG CCAACCACAACACCAGCTCCATTCGACTTAATCTACCAAGGATGCACGGACACCAAGCTCTGCTTCGGCGTGCCTCAGAACTGCATCCAAAGCGGAAACTGCAAAGCCATTGTAGCAGTGTTCGTTGCTGGCGACTCTTACACTTTCGAAATCCAGGGAACTGACAATCCGAAGTATATCGCAGCCGCTTTGAGTATGGATAGTAAAATGGGAGACGATAGCGCTATGGAATGTGTCAGGAATGACAATGGAAGAGTCAATCTGTTCACTTCTTGGACTTATCCTAAAGTGGAACCTTACGTCAAGAGGTCAGATTCTCCTCAAAACATAGTGCAGTTGTTAGAATCTTCGACCATTGACGGAAAATTGTACTGCAAGTTCAAAAGAGATACGGTCTCGACGGTGATGGGACAGACTTTCGATTTAGCGAACAACCGTTACAATTTGATGGTTGTTTCTGGAGATTCTATGAAAG AGGCAGACCGAGTAGGCTTCCACAGCCTGGCATACGAAGCGACGGGGACGCCTCTGTCGCTGGCCACGGTGGGCGCGGCCGCGGGCGGCTCCAAACTACTGCTGAAACTGCACGGAAGCTTCATGATCACCGCCTGGCTCGGCGCTGCTTCCCTCGGCATCGTACTTGCTAG aTATTTCAAAAAGACTTGGGAAGGAAAAACTCTTGGAGGCGTAGACATTTGGTTTGCT TATCACAGGATCCTGATGGTGCTGACGTGGGTGCTGACAGTGGCCGGGTTCATCCTGATCCTGGTGGAGGTGGGCGGCTGGCAGACGACGGGCGACAACCCGCACGCCATCACTGGCATAGTCACCGTTTTGCTGTGCTTCATACAGCCTATTG GAGCATTCTTCAGGCCGCACCCGGGCACTAAGAACCGGCCCATATTCAACTGGTTGCACTGGCTCGTTGGAAACTCCGCGCACATTTTAGGAA TCGCTACGATCTTCCTGGCAGTGTACCTGCAGAAGGCGGAGCTGCCGCCGTGGACGGTGTTCGTGCTCACTGCTTACGTCATCTTCCACGTCTTGACTCACGTCGTGCTATCG TTCGCGGGCTTCAGGAAGCACCTACTCGGAGTGTACGCGCCGATCATCCTGCTGTTCGTGATAGCTATGATCTGCCTCGTGGCTCTGGCGCCCATCGGCAGCACATACAATAACTTGATGGGCTCTTAA
- the LOC123865448 gene encoding putative ferric-chelate reductase 1 homolog isoform X1 has translation MLPRKRSVKLMLITVLSLVKYSQQYGSGAPPLACQDQLPRHGGIQGQTSVPPYAIFTSTAQVRQGDTLNVTIGSPFGAPTPIGGFLLQARAIQETDKIVGMFTKVPSPAMAKITSCQGPNNTVTHTSPEEKPPLTFVWQAPKDFLGGIEFRATVAQGYATFWRNVESPLVEVVTPDTEIVTTEPSFTTRRPAHLPPVMIENKPTTTPAPFDLIYQGCTDTKLCFGVPQNCIQSGNCKAIVAVFVAGDSYTFEIQGTDNPKYIAAALSMDSKMGDDSAMECVRNDNGRVNLFTSWTYPKVEPYVKRSDSPQNIVQLLESSTIDGKLYCKFKRDTVSTVMGQTFDLANNRYNLMVVSGDSMKEADRVGFHSLAYEATGTPLSLATVGAAAGGSKLLLKLHGSFMITAWLGAASLGIVLARYFKKTWEGKTLGGVDIWFAYHRILMVLTWVLTVAGFILILVEVGGWQTTGDNPHAITGIVTVLLCFIQPIGAFFRPHPGTKNRPIFNWLHWLVGNSAHILGIATIFLAVYLQKAELPPWTVFVLTAYVIFHVLTHVVLSLTVCVSEGRISNGRVNSFPMKDMLGQSRQVTAVDRSSDAPFAGFRKHLLGVYAPIILLFVIAMICLVALAPIGSTYNNLMGS, from the exons ATGTTGCCTCGAAAACGAAGCGTGAAGCTGATGCTGATAACAGTACTATCACTTGTCAAATATTCACAACAGTATGGATCTGGAGCACCGCCTTTG GCCTGCCAAGACCAGCTACCCAGACATGGCGGCATCCAAGGCCAGACCTCAGTACCACCATACGCGATCTTCACATCCACTGCACAAGTCAGACAGGGTGACACCCTCAACGTCACCATTGGTAGTCCCTTCGGCGCACCCACGCCTATTGGAGGCTTCCTCTTGCAGGCCCGAGCGATACAG GAGACTGACAAAATAGTGGGCATGTTCACCAAAGTCCCTAGCCCCGCGATGGCAAAGATCACCAGCTGTCAGGGGCCCAACAACACCGTTACTCACACATCACCAGAGGAGAAGCCGCCCCTGACCTTCGTGTGGCAAGCGCCCAAAGACTTCCTAGGCGGGATCGAGTTTAG AGCCACAGTAGCTCAAGGCTACGCGACGTTCTGGCGGAATGTGGAGTCGCCGCTGGTGGAGGTGGTGACGCCCGACACCGAGATCGTCACCACCGAGCCTTCCTTCACCACGAGGAGGCCTGCGCATCTTCCGCCGGTCATGATAGAGAACAAG CCAACCACAACACCAGCTCCATTCGACTTAATCTACCAAGGATGCACGGACACCAAGCTCTGCTTCGGCGTGCCTCAGAACTGCATCCAAAGCGGAAACTGCAAAGCCATTGTAGCAGTGTTCGTTGCTGGCGACTCTTACACTTTCGAAATCCAGGGAACTGACAATCCGAAGTATATCGCAGCCGCTTTGAGTATGGATAGTAAAATGGGAGACGATAGCGCTATGGAATGTGTCAGGAATGACAATGGAAGAGTCAATCTGTTCACTTCTTGGACTTATCCTAAAGTGGAACCTTACGTCAAGAGGTCAGATTCTCCTCAAAACATAGTGCAGTTGTTAGAATCTTCGACCATTGACGGAAAATTGTACTGCAAGTTCAAAAGAGATACGGTCTCGACGGTGATGGGACAGACTTTCGATTTAGCGAACAACCGTTACAATTTGATGGTTGTTTCTGGAGATTCTATGAAAG AGGCAGACCGAGTAGGCTTCCACAGCCTGGCATACGAAGCGACGGGGACGCCTCTGTCGCTGGCCACGGTGGGCGCGGCCGCGGGCGGCTCCAAACTACTGCTGAAACTGCACGGAAGCTTCATGATCACCGCCTGGCTCGGCGCTGCTTCCCTCGGCATCGTACTTGCTAG aTATTTCAAAAAGACTTGGGAAGGAAAAACTCTTGGAGGCGTAGACATTTGGTTTGCT TATCACAGGATCCTGATGGTGCTGACGTGGGTGCTGACAGTGGCCGGGTTCATCCTGATCCTGGTGGAGGTGGGCGGCTGGCAGACGACGGGCGACAACCCGCACGCCATCACTGGCATAGTCACCGTTTTGCTGTGCTTCATACAGCCTATTG GAGCATTCTTCAGGCCGCACCCGGGCACTAAGAACCGGCCCATATTCAACTGGTTGCACTGGCTCGTTGGAAACTCCGCGCACATTTTAGGAA TCGCTACGATCTTCCTGGCAGTGTACCTGCAGAAGGCGGAGCTGCCGCCGTGGACGGTGTTCGTGCTCACTGCTTACGTCATCTTCCACGTCTTGACTCACGTCGTGCTATCG TTGACGGTATGCGTATCCGAAGGTCGGATAAGCAACGGCAGAGTAAATTCCTTCCCCATGAAAGACATGCTGGGCCAGTCCCGACAGGTCACTGCGGTCGACAGGAGTTCTGATGCTCCG TTCGCGGGCTTCAGGAAGCACCTACTCGGAGTGTACGCGCCGATCATCCTGCTGTTCGTGATAGCTATGATCTGCCTCGTGGCTCTGGCGCCCATCGGCAGCACATACAATAACTTGATGGGCTCTTAA